One region of Desulfatiglans anilini DSM 4660 genomic DNA includes:
- a CDS encoding response regulator produces the protein MPTNKHAGEDRIRLLLIDDEVGYVNVLANRLGKRKIAVTKALSGSEAIQALRGQDFDVAVLDLKMEDMDGLEVLKIFKKMDPDLAVIMLTGHGSAEAAREGIDLGAFDYLTKPCELDELLEKIREAYSARMNPRRTNPAEQG, from the coding sequence ATGCCGACGAACAAACACGCGGGGGAAGATCGGATCCGTCTTTTGCTCATCGACGACGAGGTGGGCTATGTGAACGTGCTTGCCAATCGCCTCGGCAAGCGCAAGATCGCGGTCACCAAGGCCTTGAGCGGTTCGGAGGCCATCCAGGCCCTGCGCGGCCAGGATTTCGACGTCGCCGTGCTGGATCTGAAGATGGAAGACATGGACGGACTCGAGGTCCTGAAGATCTTCAAGAAGATGGACCCGGATCTCGCTGTCATCATGCTGACGGGTCACGGTTCGGCGGAGGCCGCCAGGGAGGGGATCGACCTGGGGGCCTTCGACTACCTCACCAAACCCTGCGAACTGGACGAACTTCTCGAAAAGATCAGAGAGGCCTACTCCGCCCGGATGAATCCACGCCGCACCAACCCCGCCGAACAAGGTTGA
- a CDS encoding SLC13 family permease, translating to MSHVKASADSNPDQSLWASRPGYKPILLLAALIVFVGLYILPPPQSMVKLVGTENPAGYKLPADCQSITDAVNKKLSPEAFKEAKRAADAAHDGAEAQKSGEEGAHKEKGLMTPEQTAQMLKIMLLIFFVCVFLWATEALSLGATDLLVAVLLYLFAILPINDISKAYMSDAVFFIFGILVVAVGVAKTGLDKRIGLIILSRIKSAKAFAFIFMPTIAVCASFLSEHALVALLIPVLMGVYKVTCRMYGVEKDRALAVFLLLGICFAANHGGPGSPAAGGRNAIMAGYLMDFGTGISFLEWMKYGMPFVPVCGVLIGAYMYIVCKARFKVKDINPAEVVKAEAARMPKFGGKEAIMAVILVCLVAAWIILGEHAGLGGPTMYAVIALFLARIITWDDIQEGVALDVVGLYAAATAMGAGLKFTGAGLWLANTFVDALPKVLAQGDMLAIGVSVLTGTMTNFMSDGATVAALGPIVLPMSALADVHVWKIGLACAFSSSFANFLVVGTPNNAIAFGMGKDPETGERLLSVLDFVKYGLPVTIIAWLVLWFWSILGYWRFLDWPVLS from the coding sequence ATGTCACATGTCAAAGCGAGTGCGGACTCAAACCCCGATCAGAGCTTGTGGGCCAGCCGCCCGGGATACAAACCGATCCTGCTTCTGGCTGCGCTGATCGTTTTCGTCGGTTTGTACATCCTGCCCCCGCCTCAAAGCATGGTCAAGCTCGTGGGAACTGAGAATCCTGCGGGGTACAAACTGCCGGCCGACTGCCAGAGCATCACGGATGCCGTCAACAAGAAGCTCAGCCCGGAGGCCTTCAAAGAAGCCAAGCGGGCGGCCGATGCCGCCCATGACGGTGCTGAGGCTCAGAAATCCGGCGAAGAAGGGGCCCACAAGGAAAAGGGCCTCATGACGCCGGAGCAGACCGCTCAGATGTTGAAGATCATGCTGCTGATCTTTTTCGTCTGCGTCTTTCTCTGGGCGACGGAGGCTTTGTCGCTCGGCGCCACGGATCTCCTCGTAGCCGTCCTGCTCTATCTCTTCGCCATCCTCCCCATCAATGACATCTCGAAGGCCTACATGTCCGACGCGGTCTTCTTCATCTTCGGCATTCTCGTCGTCGCGGTCGGCGTCGCCAAGACCGGTCTCGACAAGCGCATCGGGCTGATCATCCTGAGCCGCATCAAGAGCGCCAAGGCGTTCGCCTTCATCTTTATGCCCACGATCGCCGTCTGCGCCAGTTTCCTGTCGGAGCACGCCCTGGTCGCCCTGCTGATCCCCGTCCTGATGGGCGTTTACAAGGTCACCTGCAGGATGTACGGCGTGGAAAAGGATCGGGCCCTGGCCGTCTTCCTGCTGCTCGGGATCTGCTTCGCCGCGAACCACGGAGGGCCGGGCTCCCCCGCGGCAGGCGGCCGAAACGCCATCATGGCCGGGTATCTGATGGACTTCGGAACGGGCATCAGCTTCCTCGAGTGGATGAAATACGGCATGCCCTTCGTACCCGTCTGCGGTGTGCTGATCGGCGCGTACATGTACATCGTCTGCAAGGCGCGCTTCAAGGTGAAGGACATCAACCCGGCCGAGGTCGTCAAGGCCGAGGCGGCCCGCATGCCCAAGTTCGGCGGCAAAGAGGCCATCATGGCGGTGATCCTCGTCTGTCTGGTCGCCGCGTGGATCATCCTGGGAGAACACGCCGGACTCGGCGGCCCCACGATGTACGCCGTCATCGCCCTCTTCCTTGCACGCATCATCACCTGGGACGACATCCAGGAGGGCGTCGCGCTCGACGTGGTGGGTCTGTACGCGGCCGCCACCGCCATGGGGGCCGGCCTCAAGTTCACCGGCGCCGGCCTCTGGCTGGCCAACACCTTCGTGGACGCCCTGCCGAAGGTCCTGGCCCAGGGCGACATGCTCGCCATCGGGGTCAGCGTCCTGACCGGCACGATGACGAACTTCATGTCGGACGGCGCGACGGTGGCCGCCCTCGGCCCGATCGTGCTGCCCATGAGCGCCCTGGCGGACGTCCATGTCTGGAAGATCGGGCTCGCCTGCGCCTTCTCGTCCTCCTTCGCCAACTTCCTCGTGGTGGGCACCCCGAACAACGCCATCGCCTTCGGCATGGGCAAAGACCCGGAGACCGGGGAGCGCCTCCTGAGCGTTCTGGACTTCGTCAAATACGGGCTGCCGGTAACGATCATCGCCTGGCTCGTGCTCTGGTTCTGGTCCATCCTGGGATACTGGAGGTTTCTCGACTGGC
- a CDS encoding response regulator, whose product MSLAHIMLVDDEVPFVETMTKRLTKRELEVDSAFSGDEALKLLENKPQTEVIILDVKMPGMDGIDTLREIKRQYPLVEVIMLTGHATVETAIEGMKLGAYDYLMKPCDMDLLLKKVQEAAAKKREHEEKIVEARMKEITTRRI is encoded by the coding sequence ATGAGTTTGGCCCATATCATGCTCGTCGATGACGAGGTACCCTTCGTGGAAACCATGACGAAGAGGCTCACGAAGCGCGAACTGGAGGTCGACTCGGCCTTCAGCGGCGATGAGGCGCTGAAGCTTCTCGAAAACAAGCCGCAGACGGAGGTCATCATCCTGGACGTCAAGATGCCGGGAATGGACGGCATCGACACCCTGCGCGAGATCAAACGGCAGTACCCCCTGGTCGAAGTGATCATGTTGACCGGCCACGCTACGGTTGAAACGGCCATCGAGGGCATGAAGCTCGGTGCCTACGACTACCTGATGAAACCCTGCGACATGGATCTGCTGCTCAAAAAGGTCCAGGAGGCCGCAGCCAAGAAACGCGAACACGAAGAGAAGATTGTCGAAGCCAGGATGAAGGAGATTACGACCCGGCGGATTTAG